Proteins found in one Abyssibius alkaniclasticus genomic segment:
- a CDS encoding ArsR/SmtB family transcription factor, with translation MDKLDALSAFAALGQSTRLDVFRLLMQAGKAGMLAGEIGAALDVRQNTMSANLSVLARAGLVRSARQGRGIRYFANLDGLRGLLEFLMEDCCGGSPAQCQPIINALACAD, from the coding sequence ATGGATAAGTTAGACGCGCTTTCAGCTTTCGCCGCCCTTGGCCAGTCGACCCGGCTTGATGTGTTTCGTCTGTTGATGCAGGCGGGCAAGGCGGGAATGCTGGCGGGTGAAATCGGGGCCGCGCTGGATGTGCGGCAAAATACCATGTCGGCCAACCTGTCGGTTCTGGCGCGGGCCGGGCTTGTGCGCAGCGCGCGGCAGGGGCGCGGCATTCGCTATTTCGCCAATCTCGACGGGCTGCGCGGCTTGCTCGAATTCCTGATGGAGGATTGCTGCGGTGGCAGCCCCGCGCAATGCCAGCCCATCATCAATGCGCTGGCTTGCGCCGACTAG
- the arsB gene encoding ACR3 family arsenite efflux transporter, with the protein MADTTAHPPAGLGIFARWLSLWVALAIGAGLVLGNLLPGAFGALAALEIASVNLPVAVLIWAMVYPMMVGVDFGALRQIGQRPKGIVLTLVINWLVKPFTMAALGVLFFDYVFAPWISPENAQAYLAGVILLGAAPCTAMVFVWSNLTRGNATYTLVQVSVNDIVMVFAFAPIVALLLGMTDIIVPWNTLLLSVLLYVLLPLVAGLLTRMRLVRAGGVAAVDRFKSRIQPLSVAGLLVTVVLLFGFQGGVIVAQPMVIAMIAVPLLIQSYGIFFLAYFAARAWRIPFDVAAPCALIGTSNFFELAVAVAISLFGLGSGAALATVVGVLVEVPVMLSLVAFANRTRHWFAQGETV; encoded by the coding sequence ATGGCCGATACAACCGCACACCCACCCGCCGGGCTTGGGATTTTCGCACGCTGGCTTTCGCTTTGGGTGGCGCTGGCCATCGGGGCCGGGCTGGTGCTGGGCAACCTGCTTCCCGGCGCGTTTGGCGCATTGGCGGCGCTTGAAATTGCCTCCGTCAATCTGCCGGTTGCCGTGCTGATCTGGGCAATGGTTTACCCGATGATGGTCGGGGTCGACTTTGGTGCGCTGCGCCAGATCGGCCAGCGCCCGAAGGGGATTGTGCTGACGCTGGTCATCAACTGGCTGGTCAAGCCCTTTACGATGGCCGCCCTTGGTGTGCTGTTTTTCGACTATGTTTTCGCACCCTGGATCTCGCCTGAGAATGCACAGGCCTATCTGGCCGGGGTCATCCTGCTGGGGGCGGCGCCCTGCACGGCAATGGTGTTTGTCTGGTCGAACCTGACGCGCGGCAATGCGACCTATACGCTGGTGCAGGTGAGCGTGAATGATATCGTCATGGTCTTTGCCTTCGCCCCCATCGTGGCCCTGCTGTTGGGCATGACCGACATCATCGTGCCGTGGAACACCTTGCTGCTTTCGGTATTGCTTTACGTGCTGCTGCCGCTGGTTGCGGGCTTGCTGACGCGAATGCGGCTTGTGCGGGCAGGGGGCGTGGCGGCGGTGGACCGGTTCAAATCCCGCATCCAGCCGCTATCCGTGGCCGGGCTGCTGGTGACGGTGGTTCTGCTCTTCGGCTTTCAGGGTGGGGTGATTGTTGCGCAGCCAATGGTGATTGCGATGATCGCGGTGCCGTTGCTGATACAATCTTATGGCATATTTTTCCTGGCCTATTTTGCGGCGCGGGCCTGGCGGATTCCGTTTGACGTGGCCGCGCCCTGTGCGCTGATCGGCACGTCGAATTTCTTTGAACTTGCGGTTGCCGTGGCGATCAGCCTGTTTGGCCTTGGTTCGGGCGCGGCGCTGGCCACGGTTGTCGGGGTGCTGGTCGAAGTGCCGGTCATGCTGTCGCTTGTGGCATTTGCCAACCGCACCCGCCACTGGTTTGCCCAAGGAGAGACCGTATGA
- a CDS encoding arsenate reductase family protein: protein MTIVIHHNEGCGTSRRVLGMIEAAGEKPVVINYLESGWTRAQLLGLFAAADITPRAALRTTHSPAEDLGLLDPAVSDAALLDAMVQHPVLVNRPIVCSPKGVRLCRPAELVQTLLGD, encoded by the coding sequence ATGACCATCGTCATCCACCACAATGAAGGGTGCGGCACCTCACGCCGCGTTCTGGGCATGATCGAGGCGGCGGGCGAAAAGCCGGTTGTCATCAATTATCTGGAAAGCGGCTGGACTCGTGCGCAGCTTCTGGGCCTGTTCGCCGCGGCCGATATCACGCCACGTGCCGCGCTGCGCACAACCCATTCCCCCGCCGAAGACCTTGGCCTGCTTGACCCGGCTGTCAGCGATGCCGCCCTGCTGGATGCGATGGTTCAGCATCCGGTGCTGGTCAACCGCCCGATCGTGTGTTCGCCCAAAGGTGTGCGCCTGTGTCGCCCGGCCGAGCTGGTGCAAACCCTGCTGGGCGATTAG
- the yghU gene encoding glutathione-dependent disulfide-bond oxidoreductase has translation MTTAKTYSPPKTWTWDAENGGNWSKINRPIAGATHEAELPRGKHALQLYSLATPNGQKITIMLEELLAKGIAAAEYDAYLIDINKGDQFSSGFVAVNPNSKIPALFDAETGSRVFESGAILLYLAEKFGAFLPKDPAHRTEVMNWLFWLQGSAPYLGGGFGHFYAYAPEKFEYPINRYTMETKRQMDVLDRELANNRYLGGDDYTIADMATWPWYGNLVTGDAYNASEFLDVESYKNLRRWALEIRKRPAVERGRMVNRTWGPLEGQLHERHDASDFKLRTQDKLAAEPAE, from the coding sequence ATGACAACTGCAAAAACCTATTCCCCGCCGAAAACTTGGACATGGGATGCCGAAAACGGCGGCAACTGGTCCAAGATCAACCGCCCGATTGCCGGCGCAACCCACGAGGCGGAGCTGCCGCGCGGTAAGCACGCCTTGCAGCTCTATTCGCTCGCCACGCCAAACGGCCAGAAGATCACGATCATGCTTGAAGAGCTGCTGGCCAAAGGGATTGCGGCCGCAGAATACGATGCCTATCTGATCGATATCAACAAGGGTGATCAGTTTTCCTCGGGGTTTGTGGCTGTCAATCCGAACTCCAAAATTCCTGCGCTGTTTGATGCGGAAACCGGTAGCCGGGTGTTTGAATCGGGCGCAATCCTGCTGTATCTGGCCGAAAAATTCGGGGCGTTCCTGCCCAAAGATCCGGCGCATAGAACCGAGGTGATGAACTGGTTGTTCTGGCTCCAGGGCTCGGCCCCCTATCTGGGGGGCGGCTTTGGGCATTTCTATGCCTATGCGCCCGAAAAATTCGAATATCCGATCAACCGCTACACGATGGAAACCAAGCGCCAGATGGATGTGCTGGACCGTGAGCTTGCCAATAACCGCTATCTGGGCGGTGATGACTACACCATCGCCGATATGGCGACCTGGCCCTGGTATGGCAACCTGGTCACGGGCGATGCCTATAACGCCAGCGAATTCCTCGATGTTGAATCCTACAAGAACCTGCGCCGCTGGGCTCTGGAGATTCGCAAGCGCCCCGCCGTGGAGCGCGGCCGTATGGTCAACCGCACATGGGGCCCGCTTGAGGGGCAGTTGCACGAGCGCCACGATGCTTCGGATTTCAAGCTGCGCACCCAAGACAAGCTGGCGGCCGAGCCTGCCGAATAG
- a CDS encoding LacI family transcriptional regulator: MSRPVDSPARRSQPTLKTIAQMTGLAVTTVSRALNDAPDIGQATKEKVRGVAKSIGYRPNRAGVRLRTGKTNVIALVLSSQQDVIGHAAQLVYAISDELKGTPYHLVVMPYAPDTDPLIPVRYVIETHSADGIIFNQTMLNDERVRLLTQENFPFSSHGRTEMGISHSYVDYDNGAYADLIVRELVRRGRKNLVLVPPPLIQSYAHHMAEAFRQTCAALGIKGAILSEFSADHDIDDIRAGTFAALQADSSIDGIISATTAATIASVDAAESSGRRLGHDIDIGSKEVSNLLRVFRRQLVLVREDTTEAGRHLARALLQQINEPDAPLVCNLSVPTAADILPGTPNG, encoded by the coding sequence ATGAGTCGCCCAGTTGATTCGCCCGCGCGCCGGTCGCAGCCGACGCTGAAAACCATCGCCCAGATGACCGGGCTGGCGGTAACCACGGTCAGCCGTGCATTGAATGACGCGCCCGACATTGGCCAGGCGACCAAGGAAAAGGTGCGCGGCGTGGCCAAATCCATCGGCTATCGGCCCAACCGCGCGGGCGTGCGCCTGCGCACGGGCAAGACCAATGTCATCGCGCTGGTCCTGTCGAGCCAGCAGGATGTGATCGGCCATGCCGCGCAGCTGGTCTATGCGATTTCCGACGAGTTGAAGGGCACGCCCTATCATCTGGTTGTCATGCCCTATGCGCCCGATACCGACCCGCTGATCCCTGTGCGCTATGTGATAGAAACCCATTCCGCCGACGGCATTATCTTCAACCAGACCATGCTGAATGACGAACGCGTGCGCCTGCTCACCCAGGAAAACTTCCCGTTTTCCTCGCATGGGCGCACCGAGATGGGGATTTCCCACAGCTATGTCGATTATGACAATGGCGCCTATGCCGACCTGATCGTGCGCGAGCTTGTGCGCCGTGGCCGCAAAAACCTTGTGCTTGTGCCGCCACCGCTGATCCAGTCCTATGCGCATCATATGGCCGAGGCCTTCAGGCAAACCTGCGCGGCGCTGGGAATAAAGGGCGCGATCCTGTCTGAGTTTTCGGCGGATCATGACATTGATGACATTCGCGCCGGCACCTTTGCCGCGCTGCAGGCCGACAGCAGTATTGACGGGATCATTTCGGCCACCACGGCGGCAACCATCGCATCGGTCGATGCCGCAGAATCGAGCGGGCGGCGGCTTGGGCATGATATTGATATCGGCTCCAAAGAGGTGAGCAACCTGTTGCGGGTCTTCCGCCGCCAGCTTGTGCTGGTGCGCGAAGACACAACCGAGGCCGGGCGGCATCTGGCGCGCGCGCTTTTGCAGCAGATCAACGAGCCGGACGCGCCGCTGGTGTGCAACCTGTCTGTGCCGACCGCGGCCGATATTCTGCCCGGCACGCCAAATGGTTAG
- a CDS encoding ABC transporter substrate-binding protein, which translates to MKKTSLAVALAATLALPATATELEVTHWWTSGGEAAAVAEFAKAFNAGGDTWVDGAIAGSGGTARPIIISRILGGQPMGATQLNHGRQAEELIEAGLMLDITDLAEAEGWRDFVNPSSLLDSCTLDGRIYCVPVNIHSAQWMWLNNAAFEKVGLPVPTNWDEFVAAGPALEAAGIVPLAMGQQSWQTQLAFGALAIALLDYDTWAAVNTEKNAEVAAGAEYRRVFEAFDDARRLAVGSNVQDWNQATNMVITGTAAAQIHGDWAQGEFQVAGQVAGEDYTCLPGLGFNDVLDTGGDAFYFPVNDDPEITAAQLRLASLLISKDVQVAFNLKKGSLPVRGDIDLSAANACMQKGLEILASGNILPGGAQNFSEDTNTQLNDLMTAFWNDLSITVDQVQADYAAIIASAD; encoded by the coding sequence TTGAAAAAGACATCACTCGCCGTCGCACTGGCGGCAACCTTGGCGCTACCCGCCACGGCCACAGAACTGGAAGTAACCCATTGGTGGACATCGGGCGGCGAAGCTGCCGCGGTGGCTGAATTCGCAAAAGCATTCAATGCTGGCGGCGATACATGGGTTGACGGCGCGATTGCCGGCTCGGGCGGCACAGCGCGCCCCATCATCATTTCGCGCATTCTGGGCGGCCAGCCGATGGGCGCCACCCAGTTGAACCACGGCCGCCAGGCCGAAGAGCTGATCGAAGCCGGTCTGATGCTCGATATTACCGATCTGGCCGAAGCCGAAGGCTGGCGCGATTTTGTCAACCCGTCCTCGCTTCTGGACAGTTGCACGCTTGATGGCCGCATTTACTGCGTGCCCGTCAACATCCACTCGGCGCAGTGGATGTGGCTGAACAATGCCGCATTTGAAAAGGTTGGCCTGCCCGTGCCCACCAATTGGGACGAATTTGTAGCCGCCGGCCCCGCGCTGGAAGCAGCCGGCATCGTGCCCTTGGCGATGGGTCAGCAAAGCTGGCAGACACAGCTCGCCTTTGGTGCGCTGGCCATTGCGCTGCTCGACTATGACACATGGGCAGCCGTGAACACCGAAAAGAACGCCGAAGTGGCGGCAGGCGCGGAATATCGCCGCGTGTTTGAAGCGTTCGACGATGCGCGCCGTCTGGCCGTTGGCTCGAATGTGCAAGACTGGAACCAGGCCACCAATATGGTGATTACCGGCACCGCCGCCGCACAGATCCACGGCGACTGGGCGCAGGGCGAATTCCAGGTTGCCGGCCAGGTTGCGGGTGAAGATTACACCTGTCTGCCGGGTCTTGGCTTCAACGACGTTCTCGATACCGGTGGTGACGCCTTCTACTTCCCGGTCAATGACGATCCGGAAATCACAGCCGCCCAGCTTCGTCTGGCCAGCCTGCTGATCTCCAAGGATGTGCAGGTTGCCTTCAACCTGAAAAAGGGCTCGCTGCCCGTGCGTGGCGATATCGACCTTTCGGCTGCAAACGCCTGTATGCAGAAAGGCCTTGAAATTCTGGCTTCCGGCAACATCCTGCCCGGTGGTGCCCAGAACTTCTCGGAAGATACCAACACCCAGCTCAACGACCTGATGACAGCCTTCTGGAATGACCTGTCGATCACGGTTGATCAGGTGCAGGCTGACTATGCAGCCATCATCGCATCTGCCGACTAG
- a CDS encoding carbohydrate ABC transporter permease, which yields MMLTALGVFVGATLWTVYHSFTNSKLLPKSDLIGFDQYERLWSSSRWLISIENLVIYGVCSLIFSLVIGFMLAVLLDQKIRFENTFRSIFLFPFALSFIVTGLVWQWILTPEFGVQAIVRSLGFESFTFDPLYDADIVIYGILIAGLWQGTGLIMCLMLAGLRGIDEEIWKAARVDGIPAWKTYIFIIIPMMRPVFITTLVIIAAGIVKVYDLVVAQTSGGPGLASEVPAKYVYDYMFGGQNLAQGFAGSTMMLLSVLIVIIPWAYLEFKGKKTHG from the coding sequence ATGATGCTGACAGCCCTTGGCGTGTTTGTTGGTGCCACGCTGTGGACGGTCTATCACTCCTTCACCAATTCCAAGCTTCTGCCAAAATCCGACCTGATCGGCTTTGACCAGTATGAACGGCTGTGGAGCAGTTCACGCTGGCTCATCTCAATCGAAAACCTTGTCATTTATGGCGTCTGTTCGCTGATTTTCTCGCTGGTGATCGGCTTCATGCTGGCTGTGCTGCTCGACCAGAAAATCCGCTTTGAAAACACCTTCCGCTCGATCTTCCTGTTTCCCTTCGCGCTCAGCTTCATTGTGACCGGCCTTGTCTGGCAATGGATTCTGACCCCCGAATTCGGTGTGCAGGCGATTGTGCGCAGTTTGGGGTTTGAAAGCTTCACCTTCGATCCGCTTTATGACGCCGATATCGTCATCTATGGCATTCTCATCGCCGGGCTCTGGCAGGGCACCGGGCTGATCATGTGCCTGATGCTGGCCGGCCTGCGCGGGATTGACGAGGAGATCTGGAAAGCCGCACGGGTCGACGGTATCCCCGCCTGGAAAACCTATATCTTCATCATCATCCCGATGATGCGCCCGGTCTTCATAACCACACTCGTGATCATCGCTGCCGGCATCGTCAAGGTTTATGACCTTGTCGTGGCGCAAACCTCCGGCGGGCCGGGGCTCGCCTCGGAAGTGCCGGCGAAATACGTTTACGACTACATGTTCGGCGGCCAGAACCTCGCCCAGGGTTTTGCGGGCTCGACCATGATGCTGCTTTCGGTGCTGATCGTCATCATCCCGTGGGCCTATCTCGAATTCAAGGGGAAGAAGACTCATGGTTGA
- a CDS encoding carbohydrate ABC transporter permease, with the protein MVDASTAFEGPSGTKPRRALSRRNIILYGTLILIAVYYLLPLYVMVVTSLKGMPEIRLGNIFSPPVEITFEPWVKAWSEACTGLNCDGLSRGFWNSVQIMVPSVVLSIAIASVNGYALANWRFKGANIFFTILIFGAFIPYQVMIYPLVIMLREMGLYTKLGGLVIVHSIFGMPILTLLFRNYFTSLPEELFKAARVDGAGFWGIFFKIMMPMSLPIFVVAIILQVTGIWNDFLFGVIYTKPDNYPMTVQLNNIVNSVQGVKEYNVNMAATILTGLVPLVVYFVSGKLFVRGIAAGAVKG; encoded by the coding sequence ATGGTTGATGCAAGCACAGCATTCGAGGGGCCAAGCGGCACCAAGCCGCGCCGCGCCCTGTCACGCCGCAATATCATCCTTTACGGCACGCTCATCCTCATCGCGGTCTACTACCTGCTGCCGCTTTACGTGATGGTGGTCACATCGCTCAAGGGTATGCCCGAAATCCGGCTTGGCAATATCTTCTCACCCCCGGTGGAGATCACCTTCGAACCCTGGGTCAAGGCCTGGTCGGAGGCTTGCACCGGGCTGAACTGCGACGGGCTCAGCCGCGGTTTCTGGAACTCGGTGCAGATCATGGTGCCCTCGGTGGTGCTGTCTATCGCCATTGCCTCGGTCAATGGCTATGCGCTGGCCAACTGGCGCTTCAAGGGGGCGAACATCTTCTTCACCATCCTGATTTTCGGCGCCTTCATCCCCTATCAGGTGATGATCTATCCGCTGGTGATCATGCTGCGCGAAATGGGGCTTTACACCAAGCTGGGTGGCCTTGTGATCGTGCATTCCATCTTCGGTATGCCCATCCTGACGCTGCTGTTCCGCAACTACTTCACCTCGCTGCCCGAAGAGCTGTTCAAGGCCGCGCGTGTCGACGGGGCGGGGTTCTGGGGCATTTTCTTCAAAATCATGATGCCGATGAGCCTGCCGATTTTCGTGGTGGCGATCATCCTTCAGGTGACAGGCATCTGGAACGACTTCCTCTTCGGCGTGATCTATACCAAACCCGATAACTACCCCATGACGGTGCAGCTCAATAACATCGTGAACTCGGTGCAGGGGGTGAAGGAATATAACGTCAACATGGCCGCGACGATCCTTACAGGATTGGTGCCATTGGTTGTCTATTTCGTATCGGGAAAACTGTTCGTGCGCGGCATCGCCGCTGGCGCGGTGAAAGGCTAA
- a CDS encoding ABC transporter ATP-binding protein codes for MSDVSIDIKELSLSFGATEVLKKMDLAVGKGEFLVLLGPSGCGKSTLLNCIAGLLDATAGQIWINDQNVTWAEPKDRGIGMVFQSYALYPQMSVRGNLSFGLKNQKMPKAEIDQRVARAAEILQIEPLLNRKPAALSGGQRQRVAIGRALVRDVDVFLFDEPLSNLDAKLRSELRVELKRLHNRLKNTMVYVTHDQIEALTLADRIAVMRGGIIQQLDSPHTIFNKPANLFVAGFIGSPAMNMLNGVLSGESFKFGAQTVSLAGYNANEGLRDGKAILGVRPEHTKIHAEAGEGRLRATVDIDEPMGSDSLIWLSCEGQTVSVRAGAEENYAIGSEVYLSFDASRASVFDIASEKRM; via the coding sequence ATGAGTGATGTAAGCATTGATATCAAGGAACTGTCGCTGTCCTTCGGGGCGACCGAGGTTCTGAAAAAGATGGACCTTGCGGTGGGCAAGGGCGAGTTTCTGGTGCTGCTTGGCCCGTCGGGTTGCGGCAAGTCGACCCTGCTGAACTGCATTGCCGGGCTGCTCGATGCCACGGCGGGGCAGATCTGGATCAACGATCAGAACGTCACATGGGCCGAACCCAAGGACCGTGGCATCGGCATGGTGTTCCAGTCTTACGCGCTCTATCCGCAAATGTCGGTGCGCGGCAATCTCAGCTTCGGGCTTAAAAACCAGAAAATGCCCAAGGCGGAGATTGATCAGCGCGTGGCGCGCGCGGCGGAAATTCTGCAGATCGAACCCTTGCTCAACCGCAAACCGGCCGCCCTGTCCGGGGGTCAGCGCCAGCGCGTTGCCATTGGCCGCGCCCTTGTGCGCGATGTCGATGTGTTCCTGTTCGACGAGCCGCTGTCAAACCTCGACGCCAAGCTGCGTTCCGAGCTGCGGGTGGAACTGAAACGCCTGCATAACCGCCTGAAAAACACGATGGTCTATGTCACCCATGACCAGATCGAGGCGCTGACCCTGGCCGACCGCATTGCCGTCATGCGCGGCGGCATCATCCAGCAGCTCGACAGCCCGCACACCATTTTCAACAAGCCCGCCAACCTGTTTGTGGCCGGGTTCATCGGCAGCCCCGCCATGAACATGCTGAATGGCGTGCTTTCGGGCGAAAGCTTCAAATTCGGCGCGCAAACCGTCTCGCTGGCTGGCTATAACGCCAATGAGGGCCTGCGCGATGGCAAGGCCATTCTGGGCGTGCGCCCCGAGCATACCAAAATTCACGCCGAGGCGGGCGAAGGCCGGCTCAGGGCCACGGTCGATATCGACGAGCCGATGGGCTCCGACAGCCTGATCTGGCTGTCCTGTGAGGGGCAAACGGTTTCGGTGCGCGCCGGTGCGGAAGAGAATTATGCAATCGGATCAGAGGTTTATCTAAGCTTTGACGCGTCGCGCGCCTCGGTCTTTGATATTGCTTCCGAGAAGCGGATGTAG
- a CDS encoding beta-mannosidase codes for MLELSGQWALQQAGGTVAAPMRLPGDAISALMDAGHLPDPYAGLNEYDCRWVGESDWVLSRSFTHDGSASALEISELDCVAEIWLNGRQVLAADNQHRRYRADVSAALVAGENHIEIRFASNARVAAERAAAQPWPVPFSKDNNPIAHGNMLRKVHCDFGWDWGIALAPFGVYGDIRLVPLEQVALRDVLVVQHHSAGRVVLEISLLLNQPASNVACSASICGQAAQASAQNGRAELQITIENPTLWWPAGAGNAVLHALDIQVGDTTASRRIGLRDLRLITKADAAGTGFKFNINGRDIFAKGANWIPADALPSRIEPAAVRAQLQSARDANMNMIRVWGGGRYERDWFYDLCDELGLMVWQDFMFACHLYPADPAFLAGIDAEVRDVVARISHHACLALWCGDNEVIGALTWYEEARKNRDRYLVAYDRLNRTIETALRETLPSAAWWPSSPSAGVMDFSDGWHDDGAGDMHFWSVWHEGKDFEHYRTVRPRFASEFGFQAFPSLEVIRQFALGDDMNVNTPVMESHQKNAGGNTRIAETMLRYFRYPAGFENFVYLSQLQQALAIKTAVEYWRCQMPHCMGTLFWQLNDVWPCVSWSSLNYGGAWKLLHYFAKLFYAPVAVHAVPKGVVIQLIAVNDTAADMALEVQGFTADMAGATRPKGQQSAVIAAGQTGVMLEIPLAQIPTGAILAFTWKANGQTGGDIFSPVPFKRLALQNPQLGLAFTARGDMVEITLTAAALALFVTLECPAPGRFSQNGFALFPGHPATITFTPENGDAATAARQITSRNLWASSHEA; via the coding sequence ATGCTGGAGCTTTCAGGACAATGGGCCTTGCAGCAAGCGGGCGGCACGGTCGCGGCCCCCATGCGCCTGCCGGGCGATGCCATTTCGGCGCTGATGGATGCAGGCCACCTGCCCGACCCCTATGCAGGCCTGAACGAGTATGACTGCCGTTGGGTGGGTGAAAGCGATTGGGTGCTGTCGCGCAGCTTTACCCATGATGGCAGTGCATCCGCGCTGGAAATCTCCGAGCTGGATTGCGTGGCCGAGATCTGGCTGAACGGCCGGCAGGTTCTGGCCGCCGATAACCAGCACCGCCGCTATCGGGCCGATGTGTCGGCAGCACTTGTTGCGGGCGAGAACCATATCGAAATCCGCTTTGCTTCAAACGCGCGGGTGGCAGCGGAACGGGCCGCCGCCCAGCCCTGGCCGGTGCCCTTTTCCAAAGACAATAACCCCATTGCGCATGGCAATATGCTGCGCAAGGTCCATTGCGATTTTGGCTGGGATTGGGGCATCGCGCTCGCGCCCTTCGGCGTTTACGGCGACATCCGCCTTGTGCCGCTTGAGCAGGTGGCGCTGCGCGATGTGCTTGTCGTGCAGCACCATAGCGCGGGCCGCGTTGTGCTTGAAATTTCGCTGCTGCTCAACCAGCCCGCCAGCAATGTGGCCTGTAGCGCCAGCATCTGCGGGCAGGCGGCGCAGGCGAGCGCGCAAAATGGCCGGGCCGAGTTGCAAATCACCATTGAAAACCCCACGCTCTGGTGGCCTGCCGGTGCCGGCAATGCGGTGCTGCACGCGCTTGACATTCAGGTCGGTGACACCACGGCCAGCCGCCGGATCGGCCTTCGCGATCTGCGCCTGATCACAAAAGCCGACGCTGCTGGCACCGGCTTCAAGTTCAACATCAACGGGCGTGATATTTTTGCCAAGGGCGCCAACTGGATTCCCGCCGATGCGCTGCCCAGCCGCATCGAGCCAGCCGCCGTGCGCGCGCAGCTGCAATCGGCGCGCGATGCCAATATGAACATGATCCGCGTCTGGGGCGGTGGCCGGTATGAGCGTGACTGGTTTTACGACCTGTGCGACGAGCTTGGCCTCATGGTCTGGCAGGATTTCATGTTCGCCTGCCACCTTTACCCCGCCGACCCCGCCTTTCTGGCCGGGATCGACGCCGAGGTGCGCGACGTGGTTGCCCGCATTTCCCACCATGCCTGCCTGGCGCTCTGGTGCGGCGATAACGAGGTGATCGGCGCGCTCACCTGGTATGAGGAGGCGCGTAAAAACCGCGACCGCTACCTCGTCGCCTATGACCGGCTGAACCGCACGATTGAAACCGCTTTGCGCGAGACCCTGCCAAGCGCGGCCTGGTGGCCCTCCAGCCCCTCGGCAGGGGTTATGGACTTTTCCGATGGCTGGCATGATGACGGCGCGGGCGATATGCATTTCTGGTCGGTCTGGCACGAGGGCAAGGATTTCGAGCATTACCGCACCGTCCGCCCGCGCTTTGCGTCCGAGTTCGGCTTTCAGGCCTTCCCCAGCCTTGAAGTCATCCGCCAGTTCGCGCTGGGCGATGACATGAATGTCAACACGCCCGTGATGGAAAGCCATCAGAAAAACGCAGGCGGCAATACCCGCATTGCCGAAACCATGCTGCGCTATTTCCGCTACCCGGCGGGGTTTGAAAACTTCGTTTATCTGTCGCAACTCCAGCAGGCGCTGGCCATCAAGACCGCTGTTGAATACTGGCGCTGCCAGATGCCGCATTGCATGGGCACGCTGTTCTGGCAGCTCAACGATGTCTGGCCCTGTGTGAGCTGGTCCAGCCTCAACTACGGCGGCGCGTGGAAGCTGCTGCATTATTTTGCCAAGCTGTTTTATGCCCCGGTTGCTGTTCATGCCGTGCCAAAGGGCGTGGTCATTCAACTGATCGCTGTGAACGACACCGCCGCCGATATGGCGCTGGAGGTTCAGGGTTTTACCGCCGATATGGCCGGTGCAACCCGCCCCAAAGGCCAGCAATCTGCGGTTATTGCGGCGGGCCAAACCGGCGTGATGCTGGAAATTCCCTTGGCGCAAATCCCCACAGGCGCCATCCTCGCCTTTACCTGGAAAGCAAATGGCCAGACGGGCGGCGATATTTTCAGCCCCGTCCCGTTCAAACGGCTCGCGCTGCAAAACCCGCAGCTAGGCCTTGCCTTCACGGCCAGGGGCGACATGGTCGAAATCACCCTGACCGCCGCCGCACTCGCGCTTTTCGTCACGCTCGAATGCCCGGCACCGGGCCGCTTCAGCCAGAACGGCTTTGCGCTTTTCCCCGGCCATCCGGCCACCATCACCTTCACCCCTGAAAATGGCGATGCCGCCACCGCCGCGCGCCAGATAACCAGCCGCAACCTATGGGCCAGTTCGCATGAAGCGTAG